The Acidobacteriaceae bacterium nucleotide sequence GAACGATTATATCCGGCTCAGCCTCTTTCTTTTCAAACACAAGGCGTAGCCCGCAACAAGTTACAACTCCAGCGTCATCATGACTGCGTCCTCGCGAGGATGCTCATAGTAGCCACGGCGTTTGCCGCTCTCGATAAAGCCAAGAGTCCGGTAAAACGCTTGAGCCGTAGCGTTGCTCTCCCGCACCTCTAGCTCAATGGCTTCCGCCGCAGCCGAACGCACGCGCTCCATCATGGCCAGCAGCAACTTGCGGCCTATACCCAGGCGACGATGTGTCCCCGCTACAGCGATGCTCTCTATCTCTGCAACACCAGCGATGAGCATGCACACAGCAAACCCCAGGATCTCTCCGTCGGAGGTCGCAAGCAACACGAAGCGTCCTGCAGCAGGCTCCTGCAGAATCCTCTCCCAGATCCTTGCAGACCATTGCGGCGCTTCTGCCGTGATGCCTGCAATTCCCTCAATTGCGGGCAGGTCCAGGATTGACGCTTCGCGGATCTCTACGCTCACGCACTCTTCCTTGCGCCGTAAATATCTGACTCAGAGCGAACATAGTTGGCGT carries:
- the rimI gene encoding ribosomal protein S18-alanine N-acetyltransferase encodes the protein MSVEIREASILDLPAIEGIAGITAEAPQWSARIWERILQEPAAGRFVLLATSDGEILGFAVCMLIAGVAEIESIAVAGTHRRLGIGRKLLLAMMERVRSAAAEAIELEVRESNATAQAFYRTLGFIESGKRRGYYEHPREDAVMMTLEL